The DNA segment CCTGTTGTTGAAAACTTGGATGATGAGCTGGATAATTATGCATGGGATTTGTTACCTGAAATAAATAATTACAGAGCCCATAATTGGCACTGTTTTCAAGAATTTGAAAAAAGCAGGCAGGATGATTTTTTAGATGTCAGAACGCCTTATATCGCAATGAACACATCTTTGGGATGTCCCTACTCATGTAACTATTGCTGCATAAATGCGATATTTGGGAAACCTCGCATAAGATACTGGTCGTTAGATAGGGTTTTTTTATGGATTGATACACTTGTCAACAGATATAAAGTAAAGAGCATAAGATTTGATGATGAACTTCTTATATTATCTTCTAAAAGAATGGAGAGATTTTGTGATATGCTCATTGAAAGAAGTTACGACTTGAATCTTTTTGCGTATGGGAGAGTTGATACTATTCAGGAGAAACTTCTCGGGAAATTGAAAAAGGCAGGAGTGAATTGGATATGCCTTGGAATAGAATCTGCAAATGAAAAGGTGAGAGCAGGGGTAAACAAAAAGATAAAAAAAGATATAAAAGAAGTGGTTAGAATGATACAGAGTAATAATATAAATGTTCTCGGCAATTATATGTTTGGTTTGCCTGATGACAATCTGGAAACAATGGAAGAAACACTTCAACTGGCGATGGAATTAAATTGCGAATTTGCCAATTTCTATAGCGTAATGGCTTATCCAGGTTCAGCATTGTATGAATGGGCATCTAATAAGAACGGTTATTTACCAAAATCATGGGGAGCATTTTCTCAGCACAGTTATGAAACTCAACCTTTGCCTACCAAATATCTCCCAGCGAAAGACGTATTAAAGTTCAGAGATGAAGCATATTTAAGATACTTTGAAAATCCAAGGTATTTGAAACATGCAAAAGATAAGTTTGGACAAAAAGTAGAATCTCATATACAAAAGATGACGCAAATAAAATTAAAAAGAAAATTATTGGAGGAGAATTTATGTTAAAAGATTTTAGAAAATTGGAAGATAAAGCCCATTACATCTGCAATCAAGTTTTGGATATGTGTATTAAGGCGGGTACTGGACATGTTACATCTTCACTTTCGTGCGCAGAAATTCTTGTAGCGCTTTATTATGGAGGAATACTTAATTATGATGCTTCTAATCCTGAGTGGTGTGATCGGGATAGATTTGTCCTGAGCAAGGGACAAGCAAGTCCTATTTTGTATACAATATTGGCTGATGTCGGGTTTTTCCCAAAAACTAAACTGGCTAAGTTTGGCCAGGCAAATGGTGCTGTTGGAGTTCATATGCAGTGCGATGTTGCCGGAGTAGAAATTACTGCTGGTTCCCTGGGTCATGGTTTAGGGATTGGGGCAGGTATGGCACTTGCGGCAAGAATGGATAGAAAGCATTATCTGACTTTTGTTCTTTTGGGAGATGGAGAATGCCATGAAGGCTCAATATGGGAGTCTGCCATGTTTGCAGGTCATCACCAACTAAATAATTTAATTACCATAGTTGACAGAAATTGGCTTTGCGCTACGGACTTTACAGAAAATTGCGTTCGTCTCGATCCTATGGATGAAAAATGGAAAGCATTTGGTTTTGAGGTAGTTAGTATTAATGGGCATAGTTTTCAGGAAATCTTTAGTGCTCTTGATGGATTTCGTTCAAGGAGACTCCATAAGCCATTAATGATTATTGCAAACACGGTGAAAGGTAAGGGAATAAGTTTTATGGAAGATCAACCGTTATGGCATTCTGTAGCTCCCAAAGGCAAAGACGCTAAAAGAGCAAAAATTGAGTTAAGTAAAAGAGGAGAGTAAAAAAATGGCAAGTATTACGATGAGGGATGCATTTTTTAATAAATTATATGAAATTGCTAAGAATGATAGAAATGTTATTGTTGTTAGTGCTGATATGGGAGCTCCAAGTCTTGATAAGTTTAGAAGGGACTTACCTTCTCAATTTATCAATGTTGGTATAGCTGAACAAAATATGGTGACTGTTGCGACAGGTTTAGCTCTAACTGGCAAAAATGTTTATACTTACGCCATCATGCCGTTTGCTTCATTGCGATGTTATGAATTTATAAAAGTTGATTTTTCTCTTATGAATATTGGTGTGACCACTATAGGTGTTGGTTCAGGCTTTGGTTATCCTGATTCAGGACCTACCCATCATTCTACAGAGGATATCTCTGCTTTGCGTGCGCTTCCAAATATGACGATACTAAATTCGTCTAGTAACCGGATGGTAGAAAAGTTTACGGAGATATCATATAACATGTCAACTCCATGCTACATCAGGTTAGATAGAGGATTAGTGCCTGAAGTTTATGATAAAAGCGAAAATTTCTCCAATGGATTAGCAATGCTTAAAACAGGCAAAGACCTGTATATAATTGCAACCGGGAATATGGTTGATCAAGCATTTAAAGTTGTTAAAAAGCTATCAGAACATTCTATAGATGCAGGGATTATCGATTTATATAGAATAAAGCCTATTAATACAAAATTACTCATAAAATACATAAAAAACGCGCATCGAATAGTAACATTGGAAGAACATTTTCTTGCTGGGGGAATGGGGTCTGCTGTTGTGGAAAATTTAACTGACAATGGGATAAGTATTCCAATTAAACGTATTGGGGTTCCGGATAAATATTATTATGCTTATGGCAATAGAGATGACATAAATCTTGAGTGTGGATTGGATACAGAGACTGTTGCTAAAATAATTTTAAAATGGGTAAAAAAGATCTAACTAGGTAAACAAACTGACAAAATAATGATTATTAGCAGAACTCCATTTCG comes from the bacterium genome and includes:
- a CDS encoding B12-binding domain-containing radical SAM protein is translated as MKSSTDVLFINPGNHKKTYQGLSKEFTAIAPPVWTSLLANYIRKEGYSAAIYDVNVEGWDNGKVKEIIAGYNPNLVVMMVYGHHPSASTQTIPSAGQIARDIKIYNRDIPVAMGGTHPSALPERTLGEEDIDFVIQGEGVYTIKGLADWTKGKRDIKKIKGLWCKNGNLTSFTTPPPVVENLDDELDNYAWDLLPEINNYRAHNWHCFQEFEKSRQDDFLDVRTPYIAMNTSLGCPYSCNYCCINAIFGKPRIRYWSLDRVFLWIDTLVNRYKVKSIRFDDELLILSSKRMERFCDMLIERSYDLNLFAYGRVDTIQEKLLGKLKKAGVNWICLGIESANEKVRAGVNKKIKKDIKEVVRMIQSNNINVLGNYMFGLPDDNLETMEETLQLAMELNCEFANFYSVMAYPGSALYEWASNKNGYLPKSWGAFSQHSYETQPLPTKYLPAKDVLKFRDEAYLRYFENPRYLKHAKDKFGQKVESHIQKMTQIKLKRKLLEENLC
- a CDS encoding transketolase, yielding MLKDFRKLEDKAHYICNQVLDMCIKAGTGHVTSSLSCAEILVALYYGGILNYDASNPEWCDRDRFVLSKGQASPILYTILADVGFFPKTKLAKFGQANGAVGVHMQCDVAGVEITAGSLGHGLGIGAGMALAARMDRKHYLTFVLLGDGECHEGSIWESAMFAGHHQLNNLITIVDRNWLCATDFTENCVRLDPMDEKWKAFGFEVVSINGHSFQEIFSALDGFRSRRLHKPLMIIANTVKGKGISFMEDQPLWHSVAPKGKDAKRAKIELSKRGE
- a CDS encoding 1-deoxy-D-xylulose-5-phosphate synthase; translated protein: MASITMRDAFFNKLYEIAKNDRNVIVVSADMGAPSLDKFRRDLPSQFINVGIAEQNMVTVATGLALTGKNVYTYAIMPFASLRCYEFIKVDFSLMNIGVTTIGVGSGFGYPDSGPTHHSTEDISALRALPNMTILNSSSNRMVEKFTEISYNMSTPCYIRLDRGLVPEVYDKSENFSNGLAMLKTGKDLYIIATGNMVDQAFKVVKKLSEHSIDAGIIDLYRIKPINTKLLIKYIKNAHRIVTLEEHFLAGGMGSAVVENLTDNGISIPIKRIGVPDKYYYAYGNRDDINLECGLDTETVAKIILKWVKKI